One Pseudochaenichthys georgianus chromosome 4, fPseGeo1.2, whole genome shotgun sequence DNA window includes the following coding sequences:
- the LOC117444989 gene encoding uncharacterized protein has protein sequence MINILVADMVESHGRIPPVHVRITYALGITTLFPNLKDPDSKNGYEHFYDHQSGSGYLAWRLRTVQRNSAQEIEKSKVSFQGGPKTHRSMHSPVRPLSGDECNEAMSVMRHSSDITLVQDKMKATFQQRQKVVQDRATASTVLDLFPRFLDTSGLIEQDFTMLFGKEVSGTFLAKWPTFFKPRIIADCKNLPGSLHVDELLLSAQQESDDGVWDCELAAILLLLHLLPPTSKGKKSPVKISAKDAAGRLVKFLRVGKSIETFLKDTGPAQPFLLCVGERNDSIQHFYIVMDQKAIPCKTQTGVAAFDELFKAHFAFAVSYDEALCNFYTFIQTTVYGIDVGSVKESPRVKEIRARLLHSSV, from the exons ATGATCAATATACTTGTGGCAGACATGGTAGAGAGCCATGG GAGGATCCCTCCAGTCCATGTCCGCATTACCTACGCACTTGGCATTACAACGTTGTTCCCAAATTTAAAAGACCCCGATTCAAAGAATGGTTAT GAGCATTTCTATGATCACCAGAGTGGTTCTGGTTACCTGGCATGGAGGCTGAGAACTGTGCAGCGCAACTCGGCTCAAGAAATCGAGAAATCCAAGGTCTCTTTTCAAGGCGGACCTAAGACTCATCGCAGCATGCATTCACCTGTGAGGCCGTTATCAGGTGATGAATGCAATGAAGCGATGTCGGTGATGAGGCACTCAAGTGACATAACCCTGGTCCAAGACAAAATGAAGGCAACATTTCAGCAAAGACAAAAGGTTGTTCAAGACCGAGCCACAGCCTCCACTGTCCTAGACCTTTTTCCAAGATTCCTGGACACATCAGGCTTG attgaacaagacttcactatGCTCTTTGGCAAGGAAGTCTCTGGTACATTTCTTGCGAAATGGCCAACGTTCTTCAAACCGAGGATCATTGCAGATTGCAAAAATCTTCCTGGAAGTTTGCACGTGGATGAGCTTCTTTTGTCTGCACAACAAGAATCTGATGATGGTG TATGGGACTGTGAGCTGGCTGCCATCCTTCTGCTTCTTCACCTGTTGCCGCCAACATCCAAGGGCAAGAAGTCACCAGTCAAGATTAGTGCAAAGGATGCTGCTGGCCGCCTGGTGAAGTTCTTAAGG GTCGGGAAAAGCATTGAGACCTTCCTCAAGGACACTGGCCCTGCTCAGCCGTttctcctgtgtgttggagaaaGAAACGACAGCATCCAACATTTCTACATCGTCATGGACCAAAAGGCCATTCCTTGTAAGACGCAGACTGGAGTTGCTGCCTTTGACGAGCTCTTCAAGGCACATTTTGCTTTTGCTGTGTCTTATGATGAAGCACTATGCAACTTCTACACATTCATCCAGACAACCGTGTATGGCATTGATGTTGGAAGTGTGAAGGAAAGTCCTCGAGTCAAGGAAATTAGAGCAAGACTTCTTCACAGTTCAGTTTGA